The proteins below are encoded in one region of Neodiprion virginianus isolate iyNeoVirg1 chromosome 7, iyNeoVirg1.1, whole genome shotgun sequence:
- the LOC124308923 gene encoding arylphorin subunit alpha-like — MSGYIVILLWSVLSLGMADHVPVHLADEHFVTKQKSVYDLLQHLDCVDVGNPGLYREGASWDVRGNLKAYDSEVIVNDFLDKYERGMLPRGRVFSVFYPVILDEAIALFRLFRSAVDFKTFYKTAAWARIHVNEGQFVYAFSVAVIHRPDTKYVKLPAPYEINPDLFFNTEIIRQAQLQKLNRLPGSAGSHVILANRSLWYAGNHDDREHEIDYFVEDVGMNAYYQILNLEFPFWMSSEEFNLPKGYRGELYYHNLKLILTRYNLERISNNLDKIEYIDWNKPIETGYHPSMTYHNGLHFPRRDHNSMVPRNKYKKLQDIQNLESRILEAIDSGFVLNADGKSESIYTSDGFDILGNIIEGNVDSLNKQLYGSINSLARNILGFSPDPLSNHQILPSALEHFSTSLRDPGFYRICNRIVEFFNRYKSNLEPYTAEELGQSAGLKIESVVIDKLETYFDHYDSVIESSDEFSFTVKARQRRLNHKPFSYAIRVHSEKDTEAMVRIFLGPKYDALHNELAITENYENFYEFDAWKIKLEPGWNDIKRTSNNALFVVPDDEGIEVFYRKLKAAAEEKAPLTYSEHVYGFPDRLLLPKGKKEGLRLQVFVHVVPCSKDHIQEIDSPIWGKAYTDGRPMGFPLDRPIQANNFTLPNMRFEEVVIFHREAAEINATV, encoded by the exons ATGTCTGGTTATATTGTGATCCTGTTGTGGTCGGTCCTCTCATTAGGAATGGCCGATCACGTCCCAGTCCACCTGGCAGATGAGCATTTTGTGACAAAGCAAAAGAGCGTCTACGATCTTCTGCAGCATTTGGATTGTGTGGATGTTGGGAACCCTGGATTGTACAGAGAAGGAGCTTCATGGGACGTCAGAGGAAACCTCAAAGCGTACGATAGCGAG GTCATCGTCAATGACTTCCTCGATAAATACGAGCGTGGAATGTTGCCTCGTGGTCGGGTATTCTCCGTCTTCTATCCGGTCATTCTGGACGAAGCCATAGCCCTTTTTCGGCTCTTCCGATCCGCCGTGGACTTCAAAACATTCTACAAAACTGCAGCCTGGGCTCGCATCCACGTAAACGAAGGGCAGTTTGTCTACGCCTTCAGTGTTGCAGTCATTCATCGACCGGACACCAAATACGTGAAGCTACCAGCCCCCTACGAGATAAATCCGGACTTGTTCTTCAACACCGAAATCATCCGCCAAGCTCAGCTTCAAAAATTGAACCGTTTGCCTG GCTCTGCAGGATCTCACGTAATCCTTGCGAATCGCAGTCTGTGGTACGCAGGAAATCACGATGACCGTGAGCACGAAATTGACTATTTTGTAGAGGACGTGGGAATGAACGCTTATTACCAAATCCTGAATCTCGAATTCCCGTTCTGGATGTCAAGCGAGGAGTTCAATCTGCCGAAGGGCTACCGCGGCGAGCTTTACTACCACAATTTGAAGCTGATACTGACGCGTTACAACCTGGAGCGAATCAGTAACAACTTGGACAAAATTGAATACATCGATTGGAACAAACCAATTGAAACGGGTTACCATCCATCCATGACTTATCACAACGGATTGCACTTTCCACGACGCGATCACAACTCCATGGTGCCGCGAAACAAATACAAGAAGCTTCAA GACATACAGAACCTGGAATCCCGCATACTGGAGGCCATTGATTCAGGGTTCGTTCTTAACGCGGATGGGAAATCAGAGAGCATCTACACTTCGGACGGCTTCGACATCCTCGGCAATATAATTGAGGGTAACGTCGATTCGCTGAACAAACAGCTGTACGGTTCGATCAACTCCCTCGCCAGAAACATACTCGGTTTCAGTCCCGATCCTTTGAGCAATCACCAGATACTCCCCAGCGCTCTGGAACACTTCAGCACCAGCTTAAGAGACCCCGGATTTTATCGTATCTGCAACAGAATCGTCGAATTCTTCAACAG ATACAAGAGCAACTTAGAGCCTTACACGGCTGAGGAATTGGGTCAATCAGCcggtttgaaaatcgaatctgTTGTCATTGACAAGCTAGAAACTTACTTCGACCACTATGATTCGGTCATTGAGAGTTCCGACGAATTTTCCTTTACCGTCAAGGCTCGCCAGCGACGTTTGAACCACAAACCATTTAGCTACGCGATCAGAGTTCATTCTGAAAAGGACACGGAAGCCATGGTGAGGATTTTCCTCGGACCGAAGTACGACGCGTTGCACAACGAACTTGCCATAACCGAGAATTATGAAAACTTCTACGAGTTCGATGCGTGGAAGATTAAAC TTGAACCCGGGTGGAATGATATCAAGCGCACCAGCAACAATGCCCTCTTCGTGGTTCCCGATGACGAGGGTATCGAAGTTTTTTACCGCAAGTTGAAAGCGGCGGCGGAGGAAAAAGCGCCTCTCACCTACTCGGAACATGTTTACGGATTTCCGGATCGGCTTCTCCTCCCTAAAGGAAAGAAGGAGGGACTCCGGCTACAGGTTTTCGTCCACGTTGTTCCCTGCAGCAAGGATCACATCCAGGAAATCGATTCTCCGATATGGGGGAAGGCCTACACCGATGGTCGTCCGATGGGATTCCCTCTGGACAGACCGATCCAGGCTAACAATTTCACCCTGCCCAATATGCGCTTCGAAGAGGTTGTCATTTTCCACAGAGAAGCTGCGGAAATAAACGCCACTGTGTAA
- the LOC124308826 gene encoding arylphorin subunit alpha-like: MIRQVAILAVAAFCLAASDPVRVRAHDNDLALRLTYDLVWRTQRTGKLSKEVQDNVDPNFSIPNHLLTWPDKEALADFWARYQYGMLPPGAIFSIYYPDQLEEAVSIFKVMHTAANPWLFFQFSVWAFKNVNREYWTYALNMAIMYRDDFKSMAMPSPHTIFPNYFFNTDVLHQLHTFRMDYQYEAIEGGENVHEVVVPGNYTNWYITGSMNPESNLTYYLEDPDLNNFYAYLHVESPFWMSSTMYNQLSHEFRGSVYFWVHHMLINRYRMERLSHRIPMMETIDWKQPIAMGYDPQMTYSNGLHFPRRDEWTRVPMFKHHHVQHLEKYESRVMEVAESGIVVERDGNLKHLNDAEGLNIFGNIVEGNNDSWNSFYYGSVDHLSRHILGFCLEPENKYQILPSALEHASTSMRDPGFYRIYDKIDDYYRTFMKRLGPYTKNELASPGITVTEASVSKLVTYFEYTNVFVTGVNRTADNKWVSFYVRQRRLNHHPFDVNIKVHTDEATKASVSIFFGPKYDQYGRNMTGTSKYFYQVDYWVTDLKSGDNEIIRKSTEFTLSVVDHKNDEHFYKTVNKVVQGVDPVPKNPIPTGFPNRLVLPRGRPEGMKFQIFVDVRKFDETKAKTLKSRFFTKGITIDKPFGFPLDRPMKAYTFSLPNMYLFTTDIHYYEDESKLNLTA; this comes from the exons ATGATTCGGCAGGTGGCAATTCTTGCCGTCGCGGCATTCTGCCTTGCGGCGTCTGATCCCGTCCGTGTGAGGGCTCACGACAACGATTTGGCCTTAAGGCTGACCTACGATTTAGTATGGAGAACTCAACGGACGGGCAAGTTATCCAAAGAAGTTCAGGACAACGTGGATCCCAACTTCAGCATCCCGAATCACCTGCTGACCTGGCCGGACAAG GAAGCGCTCGCGGACTTCTGGGCACGATACCAGTACGGAATGCTTCCACCTGGCGCAATTTTCTCCATCTACTACCCTGACCAGCTTGAAGAAGCTGTGTCGATCTTCAAGGTCATGCACACCGCAGCAAACCCCTGGCTCTTCTTCCAATTCAGTGTTTGGGCGTTCAAAAACGTCAACCGTGAATACTGGACGTACGCTTTAAACATGGCCATCATGTACCGAGACGACTTTAAGTCAATGGCTATGCCCAGTCCCCACACCATTTTCCCTAACTACTTCTTCAACACCGACGTCTTGCACCAATTACACACCTTCAGAATGGACTACCAGTACGAAG CTATCGAAGGAGGAGAGAACGTCCACGAAGTAGTCGTGCCGGGCAACTACACCAACTGGTACATCACGGGATCAATGAATCCCGAATCGAACCTCACGTACTACCTTGAGGACCCAGATCTCAACAACTTCTACGCCTACCTACACGTCGAATCGCCGTTCTGGATGTCGAGCACAATGTACAACCAGTTGTCACATGAATTCAGAGGATCGGTTTACTTCTGGGTTCACCATATGTTGATTAACCGTTACCGCATGGAGCGCCTGTCCCACAGAATTCCGATGATGGAAACTATCGATTGGAAACAACCGATCGCCATGGGATATGATCCACAGATGACTTACTCAAACGGCCTTCACTTCCCGCGTCGCGACGAATGGACCAGAGTCCCAATGTTTAAACATCACCACGTTCAG caTCTAGAAAAGTACGAAAGTCGCGTAATGGAGGTCGCAGAGTCTGGAATCGTTGTGGAAAGAGATGGAAACCTCAAGCACCTGAACGACGCAGAGGGCCTTAACATATTTGGTAACATCGTGGAAGGCAACAATGACTCCTGGAATTCATTCTACTACGGATCGGTGGACCACCTCAGCAGACACATTCTTGGATTCTGTCTTGAACCTGAGAACAAATACCAGATCCTTCCCAGTGCCCTTGAGCACGCTTCCACTAGCATGAGGGACCCAGGCTTCTACAGAATATACGATAAAATCGACGACTACTACAGGAC GTTCATGAAACGCCTCGGGCCCTACACGAAGAATGAGCTGGCTTCACCTGGAATCACGGTCACCGAAGCTTCCGTTAGCAAACTTGTAACTTACTTTGAATATACCAACGTCTTTGTGACGGGTGTGAACAGAACCGCCGACAACAAATGGGTGTCATTCTACGTTCGTCAGCGCCGTTTGAACCACCATCCATTCGATGTCAATATCAAGGTTCACACCGATGAAGCAACCAAGGCCAGCGTTAGCATTTTCTTCGGACCCAAATACGACCAGTATGGCAGAAACATGACCGGCACATCCAAGTACTTCTACCAAGTTGATTACTGGGTCACAGATC TCAAGAGTGGCGATAACGAGATCATCCGCAAGAGCACGGAGTTCACCTTGTCCGTCGTTGACCACAAGAACGACGAGCACTTCTACAAGACCGTTAATAAAGTCGTTCAAGGAGTGGACCCAGTGCCGAAGAACCCCATCCCAACTGGATTCCCGAATCGCCTGGTTCTGCCCAGAGGTCGACCAGAAGGAATGAAATTCCAGATCTTCGTGGACGTCAGAAAGTTCGACGAGACCAAGGCGAAAACGCTTAAGAGTCGGTTCTTCACCAAGGGCATAACCATAGACAAGCCCTTCGGATTCCCTCTGGACAGACCGATGAAGGCATACACCTTCAGCCTGCCCAACATGTACCTGTTCACCACCGACATTCACTACTATGAGGATGAGTCAAAGTTGAACCTGACTGCTTAA